CCGCGCGCTTCACATCGGCCTCGTCGGCGATGCGCAGGCATTCCTCCCAGGTCGAATGGCCCCAGCCGACGCGGGCGGCGTATTCGGCGTCGGTGTAGGTGCAGTCGTAGATCAGCAGGTCGCTGCCGCGCACCAGCTCCATCACGGCGGGGTCGCGCCCGTCGGCGGGGTGCTCGGTGTCGGTGACGTAGCACAGGCTGCGCCCGGCGAACTCCACGCGGTAGCCGGTGGCCCCGTCCGGATGGTTCAGCGCGACGGTGCGCACGGTGACGCCCGGCTTCACCGCCAGCGTCTCGCCGCTGACGAAATCGTGGAAGGTGCAATCGGCGCGGAAGATCTCCACCGGGACCGGGAACAGCGGCGCCGACATCATGCATTCCAGGACGGAGCGCATCGTCCGCTCCCGCTCCAGATGGCCGGCCCTGATCCGCACGCGGCTGGCCGCGTCGAAGGCCGGCGCGAAGAAGGGCAGGCCGCAGATGTGGTCGAGATGGCTGTGGGTCAGCAGCAGATCGACGTCCACCGGCTCCCCCCGGCGCATCAGCGCCTCGCCCAGCGGGCGCAGGCCGGTGCCGGCGTCGAGGACCAGGAGAGCATCCCCGCAGCGCAGCTCGACGCAGGGGGTGTTGCCGCCGTAGCGGACCGTATCCGGTCCCGGGGATGCGATGCTGCCGCGCACGCCCCAGAAGCGGACGGTGAATTCCGGCGGGGTGTCAGGCGCACCGGAACAGGCGTCGGAAACGGTTCGTGCCGTCATGGTACCGACAATTTGGCGGTAGGACCCTCGCGAGTCGAGTGAAAAGGTTGTTTCACGAAACGACCCTCCGGCGCGTTTATTTGCCGGTCCGGCGGCAAGAAGACAGACGTTCCGCCTCGATGGAAGGGGGGATGGCGCAAGACGGGGGTAGGAGGAAAAGGCGTGCCGCACCGCCGAGATGTGGAGATGCCCAATCCAATAAGATGTGGTAGTTTGCGCCCGTTCGCCCATCGACGCGAAAAATCGCCTCCGGACCCCGACCCCTCGGATGGACCCAGACAAACTCGCCAAAGTCCTCGCCATGGCCGAGTCGGAGCATCAGGGCGAAGCCCAGTCCGCTCTGCGCGCCGCGCGCATCATGCTGTCGAGGGCCGGCCTGTCGTTCCGCGATCTCGCCCGCGGCGCCCGTCCGCTGTCCGCCACCCCGGAGCCGCCGCCCGCCGCCAGCGCCCCGCCCCCCGACCGTCCGCCGCCGCCCGACCAGCTCGTCCAGGGGCTGCGCCGCCAGGTGCGCGATCTGGAGCTGGAGGTCGCCGGGCTGAAGCGGCAGCTTGAAAAGAGCAACGGCGACATGGAGCGCCAGCGGGAGGAGGCCGACCGCTGGCGCGGCCTCGCCCGCGAGACCGCGGAAAAGCTCTGGGACCTCGGCAAGGCGCTGGAGCGCAAGCACAGCCGCCACACCAGCCTGGACAAGCGCCGCGCCATCCTCGACCTGCTGCAGGACCCCGGCAGCGCGCTGCTGGCCGATCACGAGATCGCGCGGCGGGTCGGCACCTCGCCCAAGCTGGTCGCCCATTGGCGCCGCCGGCTGGCCATCGTCGGGCGGAAGATCCGCCTGCTGCCCGTGGTGCCGCGCGGCCGCGGCCTGTGGGGCGGCGGCCGTCCGGCCGGTACCGCCCGCGGCGGGGCGGCGCTGGAGGGAAAACGCCAGCGCTGGATGGGCTATCCGATCGCCGTCACCATCTCCGACCGGTCAGGACCGCCCGGCAAGCGGCCCTGACGCGGCGTTCCCGTTTCAGTTGGACGATCCGTTCCCGTCGGTGGTCGCGCTGCCCATGTCCGCCGGTCCCTGGGCGGTGGGCGAGCGATCCGTCACCGCGACGCGCCAGACCGTGTTCGACAGGTCGTCGGCGACGATCAGGGCGCCCTTCGGGTCCACCGTGACGCCGACCGGCCGGCCATAGGTGTTGCCGTCCTCACCCATGAAGCCGGTCACCACCTCGACCGGATCGCCGGACGGGGCTCCGTCGCGGAAGGGGACGAAGATCACCTTGTAGCCGCTGGGCACGCTGCGGTTCCAGCTGCCGTGCTCGCCGACGAACACCCCGTCGGCGAAGCGTTCGCCCATCACCGGCGAGGAGAAGGCCACGCCGAGCGCCGCGACGTGCGAGCCCAGGCTGTAGTCGGGCTTGATCGCCGCGGCGACCATCTCCGGCTTCTGCGGCTGGGCGCGCGGATCGACGTTCTGGCCCCAATAGCTGTAGGGCCAGCCATAGAATCCGCCCTCGCGGACCGAGGTCAGGTAGTCGGGGACGAGGTTCGGGCCAAGCTCGTCGCGCTCGTTCACCACCGCCCACAGCGTGCCGGTTCCCGGCTGGATGGCCAGCGCGGTGGGGTTGCGCAGGCCGGTGGCGTAGGGCCGGTGCGCGCCCGTCCGGGCGTCGATCTCCCAGACCATCGCGCGGTCGGCCTCGGCGGGCATCCCGCGTTCCGTGATGTTGCTGTTGGAGCCGATGCCGACATAGAGGAACCGACCGTCCGGGCTGGCGGCCAGCGACTTGGTCCAGTGGTGGTTGATGTAGGAGGGCAGGTCGGTGACCTTCTCCGGCGGTCCCTCGGCGCGGGTCTGTCCCTCGCGGTAGGGGAAGCGCACCAGCGCGTCCTGGTTCGCGACATAGATCTGGCCGTTCACGAAGGCCAGCCCGTAGGGCGCGTTCAGATGGTCGGCGAAGACCGTGCGCTCCTCGTATTGCCCGTCGCCGTCGGCGTCGCGCAGCAGGGTGATGCGGTTGCCGCTGGGCACCGAGGTCGTCCCCCTGGCCTTGATGACGCCCGCGATGACGTCCTTGGGCCGCAGCGCCGGGGCCGAGCCGCCCCGGCCTTCGGCGACCAGGATGTCGCCGTTGGGAAGGACCAGGGTCTGTCGCGGGATGCCGAGGTCGGTGGCGATCGCCGTGACGGTGAAGCCCTCCGGCACGGTCGGCTTCCGGTCCCCCCAGTTGGCGGGATTGGCGATCTTCATGCTGGGCAGAAGACCGTGCTGCTGCTCGGGCAGAGGCGGGTTGGCGCCGTAGACGGGCGGCGACGGGTTGCTGTCGTCGCAGGCGGTGAGCAGGGCGACAAGCGCGGCGGCGGCCAGCAGGCTGGAGCGTGTCATCGCGTGTCTCCCATGCGGTGGCCCATAGGCTGGCCCACGCGGAGGCTGGAGAAGCCGAACCAGGTCGCCAGGGCGGCGGTCAGGGTGACGGCCGCCGACAGGATCAGACCTTCCGGCATGATTCCCCAGGCGTCCCGCGCGTGCACGAAGGCGTTGACGAGGCCGAGCGCGACCGTGATGAACAGCAGGACGAAGTAGGCGAGCCCGTGACCGCGGCGCCGGCCGGCGCGGAACAGGTCGATGAAGGCCCAGAGGAGCGAGACGCCGGCGAAGACCATGCCGCCGGCGATCAGCCAGGCGGCGAAGTTGCTCCACTGGATCTCGAAGCTCCTGGAATAGGCGATGTCGCAGAGAAGGCCCCCCAGGAACAGCGGAAGGGAGGCGGCGAGCAGGACCGCGTGCAAGGGATGGATGGCCCTTGCCGGTCTGCCGTGATCGACGATGGCTACCAAGACGTCATCTCCTTGCCCGACCGGGGTCCGCGCCGGGACGGCGCGGAAATCAATCCTTTCAATGGGCAAGCAGGAAGATGG
The window above is part of the Azospirillum sp. TSH58 genome. Proteins encoded here:
- a CDS encoding MBL fold metallo-hydrolase, which encodes MTARTVSDACSGAPDTPPEFTVRFWGVRGSIASPGPDTVRYGGNTPCVELRCGDALLVLDAGTGLRPLGEALMRRGEPVDVDLLLTHSHLDHICGLPFFAPAFDAASRVRIRAGHLERERTMRSVLECMMSAPLFPVPVEIFRADCTFHDFVSGETLAVKPGVTVRTVALNHPDGATGYRVEFAGRSLCYVTDTEHPADGRDPAVMELVRGSDLLIYDCTYTDAEYAARVGWGHSTWEECLRIADEADVKRAVIFHHDPRRSDADLDVIATAAEARRPGTLVAREGMALPL
- a CDS encoding sorbosone dehydrogenase family protein: MTRSSLLAAAALVALLTACDDSNPSPPVYGANPPLPEQQHGLLPSMKIANPANWGDRKPTVPEGFTVTAIATDLGIPRQTLVLPNGDILVAEGRGGSAPALRPKDVIAGVIKARGTTSVPSGNRITLLRDADGDGQYEERTVFADHLNAPYGLAFVNGQIYVANQDALVRFPYREGQTRAEGPPEKVTDLPSYINHHWTKSLAASPDGRFLYVGIGSNSNITERGMPAEADRAMVWEIDARTGAHRPYATGLRNPTALAIQPGTGTLWAVVNERDELGPNLVPDYLTSVREGGFYGWPYSYWGQNVDPRAQPQKPEMVAAAIKPDYSLGSHVAALGVAFSSPVMGERFADGVFVGEHGSWNRSVPSGYKVIFVPFRDGAPSGDPVEVVTGFMGEDGNTYGRPVGVTVDPKGALIVADDLSNTVWRVAVTDRSPTAQGPADMGSATTDGNGSSN
- a CDS encoding DUF2231 domain-containing protein, coding for MVAIVDHGRPARAIHPLHAVLLAASLPLFLGGLLCDIAYSRSFEIQWSNFAAWLIAGGMVFAGVSLLWAFIDLFRAGRRRGHGLAYFVLLFITVALGLVNAFVHARDAWGIMPEGLILSAAVTLTAALATWFGFSSLRVGQPMGHRMGDTR